From a region of the Synechococcus sp. RS9916 genome:
- a CDS encoding Coq4 family protein produces MSKARELLRSVKNLGILRELAKSGGGLDSVADLVDNFIDSDAMGVCVERFRALPGGAELLEERYPPFQPDVDQLEQLPQGSLGHAYAGMIRKLNYDPDFFRPRDTSTDALWLTQRIATTHDIHHVIGGFNTQPAGESGVLAITATQIGFPAYVLLNLLASFKAVRLKPTELEAISHGIAHGNRIGLQATPLVTQKWEEGWEKPLHQWRQELGVIVANHPEISADYS; encoded by the coding sequence ATGAGCAAAGCCAGGGAACTTCTGCGCTCCGTGAAGAATCTGGGCATCCTGCGGGAGCTGGCCAAGAGCGGTGGGGGGCTCGACAGCGTCGCTGATCTGGTCGACAACTTCATCGACAGTGATGCCATGGGCGTCTGCGTTGAGCGCTTCCGTGCCCTCCCTGGCGGAGCCGAGCTGCTTGAGGAGCGTTACCCACCGTTTCAACCCGACGTTGACCAGCTGGAGCAACTCCCGCAAGGCAGCCTGGGCCATGCCTACGCCGGCATGATCCGCAAGCTGAACTACGACCCCGATTTCTTCCGGCCACGCGACACCAGCACCGATGCCCTGTGGCTGACCCAGCGCATCGCCACGACCCACGACATCCACCACGTGATTGGCGGTTTCAACACCCAACCAGCGGGTGAATCAGGAGTGCTAGCGATCACTGCCACGCAGATCGGCTTCCCGGCCTACGTGCTGCTCAACCTGCTGGCCAGCTTCAAGGCGGTACGCCTCAAGCCCACGGAACTGGAAGCCATCAGCCATGGCATCGCCCATGGCAACCGCATTGGACTGCAAGCCACGCCACTGGTGACGCAGAAGTGGGAAGAGGGTTGGGAGAAGCCCCTTCATCAATGGAGGCAGGAGCTGGGGGTGATTGTGGCCAACCATCCTGAGATCAGCGCCGACTACAGCTGA
- the ychF gene encoding redox-regulated ATPase YchF — protein sequence MLKAGIVGLPNVGKSTLFNALVANAQAQAANFPFCTIEPNVGTVAVPDDRLQKLSDLSSSKETIPTRMEFVDIAGLVKGASQGEGLGNKFLANIREVDAIVHVVRCFEDDDVIHVSGSVGPARDAEVINLELGLADLSQIEKRRERLKKQMRTSKEAQVEDAALERIQEVLEKGGSARSVALSDDEAAMIKPLGLLTAKPIIYATNVSEDDLAGGNRFCEEVVALAAKEGAETVRISAQVEAELIELGDEERADYLEGLGVSEGGLQSLIRATYRLLGLRTYFTTGEKETRAWTFKAGMTAPQTAGVIHTDFERGFIRAQTIGWEKLLEAGSLAEARNKGWLRSEGKEYVVDEGDVMEFLFNV from the coding sequence ATGCTTAAAGCCGGAATTGTCGGACTGCCCAACGTTGGGAAGTCGACCCTCTTCAACGCGCTCGTGGCCAATGCCCAGGCCCAGGCTGCCAATTTCCCCTTCTGCACGATCGAGCCCAACGTGGGCACCGTGGCAGTCCCTGATGACCGTCTGCAGAAGCTGTCGGATCTGAGCTCCAGCAAGGAGACGATCCCCACCCGGATGGAGTTTGTCGATATCGCCGGTCTGGTGAAGGGGGCAAGTCAGGGAGAGGGCTTGGGCAATAAGTTCCTGGCCAACATCCGCGAAGTGGACGCCATTGTTCACGTCGTTCGATGTTTTGAAGACGATGACGTGATTCACGTGTCTGGCTCTGTGGGACCGGCCCGGGATGCGGAGGTGATCAACCTCGAGTTGGGCCTGGCCGATCTGTCCCAGATCGAGAAGCGCCGGGAGCGCCTGAAGAAGCAGATGCGCACCAGCAAAGAAGCGCAGGTGGAAGATGCCGCGCTCGAGCGCATCCAGGAGGTGCTCGAGAAGGGCGGTTCAGCCCGCAGCGTGGCTCTGAGCGACGACGAAGCCGCGATGATCAAGCCTTTGGGCCTGCTAACGGCAAAGCCGATCATCTACGCCACCAACGTGAGCGAAGACGATCTCGCCGGTGGAAACCGCTTCTGTGAGGAAGTGGTAGCACTGGCAGCGAAGGAAGGCGCCGAAACCGTTCGCATTTCTGCCCAGGTGGAAGCCGAACTGATCGAATTGGGGGATGAAGAACGCGCCGATTACCTCGAAGGTCTCGGTGTGAGTGAAGGTGGCCTGCAGAGCTTGATCCGCGCCACTTATCGCCTGCTTGGTCTTCGCACTTACTTCACTACGGGTGAGAAAGAAACCCGCGCTTGGACGTTCAAGGCCGGCATGACTGCTCCCCAGACGGCCGGAGTGATCCACACCGACTTCGAACGTGGTTTTATCCGTGCGCAGACTATCGGTTGGGAGAAGCTGCTCGAAGCTGGATCCTTGGCGGAAGCCCGCAACAAGGGTTGGCTGCGCAGTGAAGGAAAGGAGTATGTGGTGGACGAAGGCGACGTGATGGAGTTCCTATTCAACGTGTAA
- a CDS encoding efflux RND transporter periplasmic adaptor subunit: MATPTRQSPSPAADQALAPLTRLSGLKRLRRRRTVALIAGGLLLLGGGAWSLGPGRNGNRDLSDYTVSAERGTLPGVVTASGELEAVRRVNVSPKRQGVLNALLVEEGDVVRKGQVLARMDPGDLRDRLDELKALERQAQADYDARQADFRRRDILFQRGAISAADLDDFRARYLTSQAALAAAQERIEQRSVESDDLLIRAPFDGVITQRFAEPGAFVTPTTTASATAGATSSSIVELSQGLEVAAKVPESDIGRIRVGQSASVRVDAYPDQRFEARVREIAPRAVKTDNVTSFEVELDLIGPAPDLRIGMTVDVDFQTGRTNASTLVPTVAIVTEEGKPGVLLVGKQDQPRFQAVELGASSGSQTAILNGVKPGTKVFIDLPPWAKNRD; this comes from the coding sequence ATGGCCACACCCACCCGCCAGAGCCCATCCCCAGCTGCGGACCAAGCGTTGGCTCCTCTCACCAGATTGTCGGGTCTGAAGCGGTTACGCCGCAGACGAACCGTGGCCCTGATCGCCGGAGGCCTGTTGCTGCTCGGGGGCGGAGCCTGGAGCCTCGGCCCTGGCCGCAATGGAAACCGTGATCTCAGTGACTACACGGTGAGTGCCGAACGGGGGACCTTGCCCGGCGTGGTGACCGCAAGCGGTGAACTGGAAGCCGTGCGACGGGTCAATGTGAGCCCCAAGCGCCAGGGTGTGCTTAACGCCCTGCTGGTGGAGGAAGGGGATGTGGTGCGCAAGGGCCAAGTGTTGGCCCGCATGGATCCCGGTGACTTACGCGATCGGCTGGATGAGCTCAAGGCCCTGGAACGCCAAGCGCAAGCCGACTACGACGCGCGCCAAGCCGATTTTCGGCGTCGTGACATCCTCTTCCAGCGCGGGGCCATCAGTGCTGCCGATCTCGACGATTTCCGCGCCCGCTATCTCACCAGCCAGGCGGCTCTGGCGGCTGCACAGGAGCGCATTGAGCAGCGGAGTGTGGAAAGCGATGACCTCCTGATCCGTGCCCCGTTTGATGGCGTGATCACACAACGGTTCGCTGAACCTGGTGCCTTTGTCACCCCGACCACCACGGCCTCGGCCACCGCTGGCGCCACCAGCTCTTCGATCGTGGAGCTCTCCCAGGGGCTCGAAGTGGCGGCCAAGGTGCCCGAGAGCGACATCGGCCGCATTCGCGTGGGGCAAAGCGCGAGCGTGCGCGTCGATGCCTACCCAGACCAGCGCTTTGAAGCCCGGGTGCGCGAGATTGCTCCCCGGGCCGTCAAGACCGACAACGTCACCTCCTTTGAGGTGGAGCTCGATCTGATTGGACCAGCACCCGATCTGCGCATCGGCATGACCGTGGACGTGGACTTCCAGACCGGTCGCACCAATGCCAGCACCCTGGTGCCGACCGTGGCGATCGTGACCGAAGAGGGCAAGCCCGGTGTGCTGCTGGTGGGCAAGCAAGATCAGCCCCGCTTCCAGGCGGTGGAACTGGGGGCCAGCAGCGGCAGTCAGACGGCGATTCTCAACGGGGTCAAGCCCGGCACCAAGGTGTTCATCGACCTTCCGCCCTGGGCGAAAAACCGCGACTAA
- the polA gene encoding DNA polymerase I, translating into MSPSQDKPLLLLVDGHSLAFRSFYAFSKGGEGGLATKDGVPTSVTYGFLKALLDNCKSLTPQGVAIAFDTAEPTFRHKADPNYKAHRDTAPEVFFQDLNQLQEILRQQLQLPLCMAPGFEADDVLGTLANRAANAGWRVRILSGDRDLFQLVDDSRDIAVMYMGGGPYARSSGPMLINEEGVVAKLGVVPTSVVDLKALTGDSSDNIPGVKGVGPKTAINLLKENGDLDAVYRVLAEVEAEGPKASRGAIKGALKGKLSNDRDNAYLSRQLAEILVDIPLPEEPALELGPVDGEGLQQQLEMLELNSLVRQVPAFVATFSTGGLAANRHLVESAKTSSSKTKASASSSTSDPDQAAANDPSTSPESSASLPDLQPELITTPAQLTGLVERLMACRDPLAPVAVDTETSDLNPFKAQLVGVGVCWGADLKDLAYIPVGHMAPAAPDGEDAAGEPEQLALDAVLQALAPWLASSDHPKALQNAKYDRLILLRHGLTLGGVVMDTLLADYLRDAAAKHGLDLMAQRDYGITPTLFTDLVGKAKDGKASSFAAVPVDQAALYCAMDVHLTRRLALDLRQQLTSMGEQLPALLEQVELPLEPVLALMEATGIRIDVPYLQELSAELGATLERLETEAQDVVGTSFNLASPKQLGELLFDTLGLNRKKSRRTKTGWSTDATVLEKLEGDHPVVPLLLEHRVLSKLKSTYVEALPQLVEAETGRVHTDFNQAVTATGRLSSSNPNLQNIPVRTEFSRRIRKAFLPQEGWQLLSADYSQIELRILTHLSGEEVLQQAYRDGDDVHALTARLLLEKDEVSADERRLGKTINFGVIYGMGAQRFARETGVSQVVAKDFLAKYKQRYPKVFAFLELQERLALSRGYVETILGRRRPFHFDRNGLGRLLGKDPLEIDLDVARRGGMEAQQLRAAANAPIQGSSADIIKLAMVQLQTALQQQGLPAQLLLQVHDELVLEVEPAALDTVRQLVVQTMENAMTLSVPLVVETGSGANWMEAK; encoded by the coding sequence ATGAGCCCTTCCCAGGACAAACCCCTGCTGCTGCTGGTGGACGGCCACTCCCTGGCCTTCCGCAGCTTCTATGCCTTCAGCAAAGGGGGCGAGGGGGGCCTGGCCACCAAGGACGGCGTGCCCACCAGCGTCACCTACGGATTCCTCAAAGCGCTGCTGGACAACTGCAAGTCGCTCACACCGCAAGGTGTGGCCATCGCCTTCGACACGGCAGAACCCACATTCCGGCACAAGGCGGATCCCAACTACAAGGCCCACCGCGACACAGCACCGGAGGTGTTCTTCCAGGACCTCAACCAGCTTCAGGAGATCCTGCGCCAGCAGCTGCAACTGCCTCTCTGCATGGCCCCCGGCTTTGAAGCCGATGACGTGCTGGGCACCCTGGCCAACCGGGCAGCGAATGCTGGCTGGCGCGTGCGCATCCTCAGCGGTGACCGCGACCTCTTCCAGCTGGTGGATGACAGCCGCGATATCGCTGTGATGTACATGGGCGGTGGCCCCTATGCCCGCAGCAGCGGCCCAATGCTGATCAACGAAGAGGGGGTGGTGGCCAAGTTGGGGGTGGTGCCCACCTCGGTGGTGGACCTCAAGGCCCTCACAGGTGACAGCTCCGACAACATCCCCGGCGTCAAAGGGGTGGGACCCAAAACCGCCATCAACCTGCTCAAGGAAAACGGCGATCTGGACGCGGTCTATCGCGTGTTGGCCGAGGTGGAAGCGGAAGGCCCGAAAGCCAGCCGCGGCGCGATCAAAGGCGCCCTGAAAGGCAAGCTCAGCAACGATCGCGACAACGCCTACCTGTCCCGGCAGCTGGCGGAGATCCTGGTGGATATTCCCCTTCCTGAAGAGCCCGCTCTGGAGCTGGGACCTGTCGATGGCGAAGGCCTTCAACAGCAGCTGGAGATGCTCGAACTCAACAGCCTGGTGCGTCAGGTGCCGGCCTTCGTCGCCACCTTCTCCACGGGGGGACTCGCAGCCAATCGCCACCTGGTCGAGAGCGCCAAAACCAGCAGCAGCAAAACCAAAGCATCGGCCTCATCCAGCACCAGTGACCCGGATCAAGCGGCGGCGAACGACCCATCAACCAGCCCTGAGAGCAGCGCGTCCCTGCCGGACCTGCAGCCTGAGTTGATCACCACCCCTGCCCAGCTCACGGGCCTGGTGGAGCGTTTGATGGCCTGCCGGGATCCTCTGGCCCCTGTGGCGGTCGACACGGAAACCAGCGATCTCAACCCGTTCAAAGCCCAGCTCGTGGGTGTCGGGGTGTGCTGGGGGGCAGACCTCAAGGATCTGGCCTACATCCCGGTTGGCCATATGGCTCCTGCCGCACCAGACGGGGAAGACGCGGCGGGTGAGCCAGAGCAACTGGCTCTCGATGCCGTACTCCAGGCTCTGGCTCCCTGGTTGGCCAGCAGCGACCACCCCAAAGCTCTTCAGAACGCCAAATACGACCGTCTGATCCTGCTGCGTCACGGCCTGACGCTGGGGGGAGTCGTGATGGACACCCTGCTGGCGGACTACCTCCGCGATGCCGCGGCCAAGCATGGCCTCGACCTGATGGCCCAGCGGGACTACGGCATCACCCCCACGCTGTTCACCGATCTGGTGGGCAAGGCCAAGGACGGGAAAGCCAGCAGTTTTGCGGCAGTGCCGGTGGACCAGGCCGCGCTCTACTGCGCCATGGATGTGCATCTCACTCGGCGCCTAGCGCTCGACCTGCGCCAGCAACTCACGAGCATGGGCGAACAGCTGCCGGCCCTGCTCGAGCAAGTGGAATTGCCGCTCGAACCGGTGCTGGCCCTGATGGAAGCCACCGGCATCCGCATTGATGTGCCTTACCTCCAGGAGCTCTCCGCCGAACTGGGCGCCACCCTCGAGCGGCTGGAAACGGAAGCCCAGGACGTGGTCGGCACCAGTTTCAACCTTGCCTCTCCCAAGCAGCTTGGGGAACTGCTGTTCGACACCCTCGGACTCAACCGCAAAAAATCCCGCCGCACCAAAACCGGCTGGAGCACGGATGCCACCGTGCTGGAAAAACTGGAGGGCGACCACCCGGTGGTGCCGCTGCTGTTGGAACACCGGGTGCTGAGCAAGCTCAAGAGCACCTATGTCGAAGCACTCCCCCAACTGGTGGAAGCGGAAACAGGTCGGGTGCACACCGACTTCAACCAGGCCGTCACCGCCACAGGGCGGCTCAGCAGCAGCAACCCCAATCTGCAGAACATCCCGGTGCGCACGGAGTTTTCGCGCCGCATCCGCAAGGCCTTTCTTCCCCAGGAGGGCTGGCAGCTGCTCAGTGCCGACTACTCCCAGATCGAGCTGCGTATCCTGACCCACCTCTCTGGCGAGGAGGTGCTGCAGCAGGCCTACCGCGACGGCGATGACGTGCATGCGCTGACCGCTCGGTTGCTGCTGGAGAAAGACGAGGTGAGTGCCGATGAGCGCCGCTTGGGCAAAACCATCAACTTTGGTGTGATCTACGGCATGGGTGCCCAGCGTTTCGCCCGCGAAACCGGCGTCAGCCAGGTAGTGGCCAAAGACTTTCTGGCCAAATACAAACAGCGCTATCCGAAGGTGTTTGCCTTTCTCGAACTGCAGGAGCGCCTGGCCCTCAGCCGTGGGTACGTGGAAACGATCCTGGGCCGCCGCCGCCCCTTCCACTTCGATCGCAACGGACTCGGCCGCCTACTGGGCAAAGACCCGCTGGAGATCGATCTTGATGTGGCCCGCCGCGGCGGCATGGAAGCCCAGCAACTGCGGGCTGCCGCCAATGCCCCCATTCAGGGGTCGAGCGCCGACATCATCAAGCTGGCCATGGTGCAGCTCCAAACCGCGCTCCAGCAACAGGGCTTGCCAGCCCAGCTTCTGCTGCAGGTGCACGATGAACTGGTGCTCGAGGTGGAGCCAGCTGCTCTGGACACGGTGCGTCAGTTGGTGGTGCAGACCATGGAAAACGCCATGACCTTGAGCGTGCCCCTGGTGGTGGAAACGGGCAGCGGCGCCAACTGGATGGAGGCGAAATAG
- the cysS gene encoding cysteine--tRNA ligase, whose protein sequence is MPLRFTNSLTSRTEAFEPLEAGKATIYCCGVTVYDLCHLGHARSYINWDVLRRYLIWRGYDVTYVQNYTDIDDKILNRANEEGSSMEAVSERNIEAFEIDMGRLNILPADRMPRATGCIDGIQKLISELEAKGAAYSSDGDVYFDISKAKDYGKLSGRDPNEQQQGASGRTADGEESRKRHPFDFALWKGVKEGEPSWDSPWGPGRPGWHIECSAMVRQELGTTIDIHLGGGDLTFPHHENEIAQSETANGTTLANLWMHNGMVNVGGTKMSKSLGNFTTIRALLDSGVSPMTMRLFVLQAHYRKPLDFTAEALEAATTGWKGLNAALGLGRVHAQSLGWPVAAVQDQGAQLAGDAVDGDLAVMKERFVAAMDDDLNSSGALAVLFDLARPLRGLANRLVRGDQPEQAPADLELLQKRWQLLRELAAVVGLREEQQQTEAAGDGADDAAIDAAIAARKAAKAAKNFAEADRIRDALTAQGIELIDKPGGITEWRRN, encoded by the coding sequence GTGCCCCTGCGCTTCACGAACAGCCTCACCAGCCGCACCGAAGCGTTCGAGCCCCTCGAGGCCGGCAAAGCCACGATCTATTGCTGCGGCGTTACGGTCTACGACCTTTGCCACTTGGGCCACGCCCGCAGCTACATCAACTGGGATGTGCTGCGCCGCTACTTGATCTGGCGCGGCTACGACGTCACCTACGTCCAGAATTACACCGATATCGACGACAAGATCCTCAACCGCGCCAATGAGGAAGGCAGCTCAATGGAGGCTGTCAGCGAACGGAATATCGAAGCCTTTGAAATCGATATGGGGCGGCTCAATATCTTGCCGGCCGATCGCATGCCAAGGGCCACAGGCTGCATCGATGGCATCCAAAAACTGATCAGCGAACTCGAAGCCAAGGGCGCGGCCTACAGCTCAGATGGCGATGTCTATTTCGACATCTCCAAAGCCAAGGATTACGGCAAGCTGAGCGGCCGCGATCCCAACGAGCAGCAGCAAGGAGCGAGCGGCCGCACAGCCGATGGGGAAGAGAGCCGCAAGCGCCACCCCTTCGATTTTGCGCTTTGGAAGGGTGTCAAAGAAGGAGAACCCAGCTGGGATTCACCTTGGGGGCCTGGGCGACCGGGCTGGCACATCGAGTGCTCGGCCATGGTTCGTCAGGAGCTGGGAACCACCATCGACATTCACCTGGGCGGTGGCGATTTGACGTTCCCACACCATGAAAACGAAATCGCCCAATCGGAAACCGCCAATGGCACGACCCTGGCGAATTTGTGGATGCATAACGGCATGGTCAATGTCGGCGGCACCAAGATGTCGAAATCACTCGGCAACTTCACAACGATCCGGGCGTTGCTCGACAGCGGCGTCTCACCAATGACGATGCGCCTGTTTGTCCTCCAGGCCCACTACCGCAAACCCCTGGATTTCACCGCCGAGGCGCTCGAAGCCGCGACCACCGGCTGGAAAGGACTCAACGCCGCCCTTGGGCTGGGACGGGTCCATGCCCAGAGCCTGGGCTGGCCTGTGGCCGCAGTGCAAGATCAGGGTGCACAACTGGCAGGCGACGCCGTCGATGGAGACCTGGCCGTCATGAAGGAGCGGTTTGTGGCGGCCATGGACGACGACCTCAACAGCTCAGGTGCTCTGGCCGTGCTGTTCGACCTGGCCCGCCCCCTGCGCGGCCTTGCCAACCGCCTCGTCAGGGGCGATCAGCCCGAACAAGCCCCCGCCGACCTGGAACTGTTGCAGAAGCGCTGGCAATTGCTGAGGGAACTGGCCGCGGTGGTCGGTCTGCGCGAAGAGCAGCAACAGACAGAAGCAGCCGGAGACGGCGCCGATGATGCCGCGATTGATGCGGCGATCGCTGCCCGCAAAGCGGCCAAGGCCGCCAAGAACTTCGCCGAAGCGGACCGCATCCGAGACGCACTGACCGCCCAGGGCATTGAACTGATCGACAAGCCGGGCGGCATCACCGAATGGCGACGGAACTGA
- a CDS encoding bacteriocin, which yields MKNLNHELTEKELQSIAGGFRALSFSRRSSKLQAPRLLQSTKLKVAPKASIWQDMMN from the coding sequence ATGAAAAACCTCAACCACGAACTGACCGAAAAAGAACTGCAATCCATCGCAGGTGGCTTTCGTGCACTGAGCTTCTCGCGCCGCTCTTCCAAGCTTCAAGCACCACGACTCCTTCAGTCCACCAAGCTCAAGGTCGCCCCTAAGGCAAGCATTTGGCAAGACATGATGAATTGA
- a CDS encoding bacteriocin, which yields MKNLNHELTEKELQSIAGGFRALSFSRRSSKLQAPRLLQSTKLKVAPKASIWQDMMN from the coding sequence ATGAAAAACCTCAACCACGAACTGACCGAAAAAGAACTGCAATCCATCGCAGGTGGCTTTCGTGCACTGAGCTTCTCGCGCCGCTCTTCCAAGCTTCAAGCACCACGACTCCTTCAGTCCACCAAGCTCAAGGTCGCCCCCAAAGCAAGCATTTGGCAAGACATGATGAATTGA
- a CDS encoding ThiF family adenylyltransferase, with the protein MDKIQIKRSISIQLSPSGKIQFWMAPPRAFTLEEPPEFLADLCRILNSPVSLEDLCSRLKNTKSDASVENIIQCIKELYDYGVIEEVESSHTTSRYDRHELYYDIFGKSKEDYSGLKNKKVGLIGAGGIGSSVSMLLAAAGVGTIKLMDDDLLEETNLPRVVLLEEADVGLPKVQQIQKRLMDRNSSCKIAFQESKIKSHEEIAEFLGDCDAWVLSADSPPKTICSWTNQAALKCNVPFITAGYAEINGLIGPFIIPGKTACHFCRLEEDKTTDRIQLNSRLQATSYGPLNTIVASMAVNEVIRFLLGLEVATAGKQFILDSSSYKMIEKSIAIHPECECQQQP; encoded by the coding sequence ATGGATAAAATTCAAATCAAACGCTCGATTTCGATTCAACTCTCCCCATCCGGGAAGATACAGTTTTGGATGGCACCACCTCGGGCATTTACTCTCGAAGAACCACCAGAATTTCTCGCGGATCTATGCAGAATTCTCAACAGCCCTGTAAGCCTAGAAGATCTTTGCTCGCGCCTCAAAAACACCAAATCAGACGCCTCAGTCGAAAACATTATTCAATGCATCAAAGAGCTATATGACTATGGAGTCATCGAAGAAGTAGAAAGCAGCCACACAACCTCACGCTACGATCGCCACGAACTATATTATGATATCTTCGGAAAGTCAAAAGAAGATTATTCAGGCCTTAAGAACAAGAAAGTTGGATTAATTGGTGCTGGTGGCATAGGGTCTTCTGTTTCGATGCTTTTAGCAGCAGCCGGGGTTGGCACCATCAAGTTGATGGATGATGACCTACTCGAAGAGACAAACCTACCTAGAGTTGTATTGCTAGAAGAAGCCGATGTCGGGCTTCCAAAGGTACAACAAATTCAAAAGCGATTAATGGATAGAAATAGCTCCTGCAAAATAGCATTTCAAGAAAGTAAGATTAAAAGTCATGAAGAGATCGCAGAGTTTTTGGGAGACTGCGATGCATGGGTCCTGTCTGCAGACAGCCCACCAAAAACAATATGTTCGTGGACCAATCAGGCAGCCTTAAAGTGCAACGTTCCTTTTATCACTGCAGGCTACGCAGAGATCAATGGTCTCATTGGCCCATTCATCATTCCTGGCAAAACAGCCTGTCATTTTTGCAGACTCGAAGAAGACAAGACAACTGACAGAATCCAGCTGAATTCACGGCTTCAAGCCACGTCATATGGCCCACTCAATACCATTGTAGCCTCAATGGCAGTCAACGAAGTAATCCGCTTTCTCCTAGGACTTGAGGTAGCAACTGCAGGAAAACAATTCATATTAGACTCATCAAGCTACAAGATGATCGAAAAATCAATAGCGATCCACCCTGAATGTGAGTGCCAACAACAACCATGA
- a CDS encoding S66 peptidase family protein — protein sequence MKLIFPPKLNHGDTVSVISPSKCIQIIGKGKTGQYTLDKARENITNMGLKVVVSTETQEVDIFGCLPLSKRLDEIHSAFSNSSIKCILTAIGGFHANQLIPHLDYELIRNNPKVFCGYSDITLLSAAILKKSGLVTYSGPHYSTFGMKKGLTYTIQEFQKCLFNKDPWTIKASSHWSEDEWFINQEDRIFKLNEPMKCIQEGSAEGLIVAGNLTTLHLLQGTEYMPEMNDIILILEDLRSADEITRTLISLLHSKDIGNIKGLIFGRSPSSSKLDANTIRHVLEIVQLKDIPIAFGIDIGHTTPHTTIPFGGYGKLICNQNSVELTITKH from the coding sequence ATGAAACTAATTTTTCCGCCGAAGCTAAATCATGGAGATACTGTGTCTGTAATCTCGCCATCAAAATGTATTCAAATAATTGGCAAAGGAAAAACAGGCCAGTATACGCTTGACAAAGCACGTGAAAATATCACCAATATGGGGCTGAAAGTTGTCGTTTCAACTGAAACACAGGAAGTAGATATCTTTGGGTGTTTACCCCTAAGCAAGCGGCTTGATGAGATTCATTCAGCCTTTAGCAACTCATCCATAAAATGTATCTTGACCGCGATCGGAGGCTTTCATGCTAATCAGCTCATCCCACATCTAGATTATGAATTAATCAGGAATAATCCCAAGGTTTTTTGCGGTTATTCGGATATAACATTGCTCTCTGCGGCGATCCTTAAAAAAAGTGGCTTAGTGACTTACAGTGGCCCACATTATTCTACTTTTGGGATGAAAAAGGGCCTAACATACACAATTCAGGAGTTCCAAAAATGTCTATTTAATAAGGATCCATGGACAATTAAAGCTAGCAGTCACTGGAGCGAAGATGAATGGTTTATAAATCAAGAAGATCGTATATTTAAACTCAATGAACCTATGAAGTGTATCCAAGAGGGGAGTGCTGAAGGACTTATTGTTGCGGGCAATCTAACCACTCTCCATCTTCTGCAAGGAACCGAATACATGCCAGAAATGAATGACATTATCTTGATACTTGAGGATCTACGCAGTGCCGACGAAATAACAAGAACATTAATATCGCTCCTTCACTCAAAGGATATAGGGAACATCAAAGGGCTAATCTTTGGCAGAAGCCCTTCGAGTTCAAAATTAGACGCTAATACAATAAGGCACGTCTTGGAAATAGTGCAACTTAAAGACATACCAATCGCTTTTGGTATTGATATTGGCCATACAACCCCACACACAACAATTCCATTTGGCGGCTATGGAAAATTAATTTGTAATCAAAATAGTGTTGAATTAACAATCACAAAACATTAG
- a CDS encoding DUF2721 domain-containing protein, producing the protein MQPESLSKAIQLSVAPVFLLAGIGALMNVLYGRLVRIVDTAKQLRATREVTGSMDERTRRIYRQRMQLTMRAIALLTATTLLISAVVAAMFLSVVFQLNLTAVVVPLFISAMVLLMLASLCFLREVQLAAKLLQNLI; encoded by the coding sequence CTGCAGCCCGAGAGCCTCTCCAAGGCGATACAGCTCTCGGTTGCGCCTGTGTTTCTGCTGGCCGGCATCGGAGCACTGATGAATGTGCTCTACGGCCGCTTAGTGCGCATCGTCGACACTGCCAAACAGCTGCGTGCCACCCGTGAGGTGACGGGGAGCATGGATGAACGCACCCGCAGGATCTACCGCCAGCGGATGCAGCTCACGATGCGGGCGATTGCGCTGCTGACCGCCACCACCCTGCTGATCTCCGCTGTGGTGGCGGCCATGTTCCTGAGTGTCGTCTTTCAGCTCAACCTCACCGCAGTGGTGGTGCCCCTGTTCATCAGCGCCATGGTGCTTTTGATGCTGGCGTCACTGTGCTTTCTGAGGGAAGTGCAACTGGCGGCCAAGCTGCTGCAGAACCTGATCTGA